In one window of Paraflavitalea soli DNA:
- a CDS encoding glycoside hydrolase family 43 protein, with translation MKKFFITFCLLVQSVLLIAQSKELVYIFSYFKGNGEDGLHLAYSQDGYTWNALRHDSSFLRPTAGKDKLMRDPCIVRGPDGTFHMVWTVSWNEKGIGYASSKDLVHWSDQQYLPVMEHEAGARNCWAPEMFYDAGKKQYMIYWATTIPGRFAQGDTAGDDKYNHRIYYVTTEDFVNFSPTKLLYDKGFNVIDATIQQNGKQYVMFLKDETKKPPQKNLRIATSNSLATGYSAPSAPITGKYWAEGPTVIKIKGNWIVYFDKYTEHKYGAISSTDLKTWTDISDKVSFPKGLRHGTVFTITKEELERYMALP, from the coding sequence ATGAAAAAGTTCTTTATCACCTTTTGCTTACTTGTCCAATCTGTTTTATTGATTGCTCAATCTAAAGAGCTTGTTTATATTTTCTCCTACTTCAAAGGTAATGGTGAAGATGGATTGCACCTGGCTTATAGCCAGGATGGCTATACCTGGAATGCGCTGCGCCACGATAGTTCCTTCCTGAGACCCACGGCCGGTAAAGACAAACTGATGCGCGATCCCTGTATTGTGCGTGGCCCCGATGGCACATTCCACATGGTGTGGACCGTAAGCTGGAATGAGAAAGGCATTGGTTATGCCAGCTCCAAAGACCTGGTGCACTGGAGCGATCAGCAATACCTGCCTGTAATGGAACACGAGGCAGGTGCCCGCAACTGCTGGGCTCCGGAGATGTTTTATGATGCCGGCAAAAAGCAATACATGATCTATTGGGCCACTACCATTCCCGGTAGGTTTGCCCAGGGCGATACCGCAGGCGATGACAAATACAACCACCGCATATATTATGTGACCACCGAAGATTTTGTGAACTTCAGTCCCACGAAGCTTCTGTATGATAAAGGGTTCAATGTCATCGATGCTACCATTCAGCAAAATGGCAAACAGTATGTGATGTTCCTGAAAGATGAGACAAAGAAACCACCGCAGAAGAACCTGCGCATAGCGACCAGCAACAGTTTGGCAACAGGCTATTCCGCTCCTTCAGCACCCATCACCGGAAAATACTGGGCCGAAGGTCCTACAGTTATTAAGATCAAAGGCAACTGGATCGTTTACTTCGACAAGTACACAGAGCATAAGTACGGCGCTATCAGTTCTACTGATCTAAAAACCTGGACAGATATCTCCGACAAGGTTTCTTTCCCCAAGGGGCTGCGGCATGGAACTGTATTTACCATCACCAAAGAAGAACTGGAGCGATACATGGCCCTCCCATAA
- a CDS encoding IS3 family transposase, with translation MKQHYPQAAIGTLCALFGKTRQAYYEHGWQAANGQLREELVLDLATQARKVLKKEGAVKLLGSLRPALQAHNIRMGRDRFFKLLKKHNMLQKRKRSHARTTWSDHPYRKWPNLIKGLEVLKPQQHWVSDITYLRTEKGFMYLSLITDAYSRKIVGYHVSQNLRVQGCLIALNKAIRSLKDYVPQSLIHHSDRGIQYCCDQYVSVLQTNQIRISMTQTGSPYENPVAERVNGILKTELDLDRVFEGYSQATSVTHNAIDLYNRLRQHMSCDNLTPDQAHLREGKLKKRWKPRKRKNNPGDQQSS, from the coding sequence GTGAAACAGCACTATCCTCAGGCAGCGATAGGCACACTTTGCGCATTGTTTGGTAAAACAAGGCAGGCTTATTATGAACATGGATGGCAGGCGGCCAACGGGCAGTTGCGGGAAGAACTTGTATTGGACCTGGCAACACAAGCACGCAAAGTCTTAAAGAAAGAAGGCGCTGTGAAATTGCTGGGCTCTCTGCGACCAGCGCTGCAGGCGCATAACATCAGGATGGGCAGGGACCGTTTTTTTAAGTTACTCAAAAAGCATAACATGTTGCAAAAGCGCAAAAGGAGCCATGCACGTACCACCTGGTCCGACCACCCTTATAGAAAATGGCCCAATCTGATCAAAGGACTGGAAGTACTAAAGCCTCAGCAACATTGGGTGAGCGACATTACCTATCTGCGGACAGAAAAGGGATTTATGTACCTGTCGTTGATAACGGATGCCTATTCCAGAAAAATAGTCGGTTATCATGTAAGCCAGAACCTGCGGGTCCAGGGATGTCTGATAGCCCTGAACAAAGCTATCAGGTCCTTAAAAGACTATGTACCCCAAAGTCTTATCCACCACTCAGATAGAGGGATACAATACTGCTGTGACCAGTATGTAAGTGTATTACAAACAAATCAGATCCGCATCAGTATGACCCAGACAGGGAGTCCGTATGAAAATCCGGTTGCAGAAAGGGTAAACGGCATCCTTAAAACAGAACTGGATTTGGATAGGGTTTTTGAAGGCTATAGCCAGGCAACAAGCGTTACCCATAACGCCATTGACCTGTATAACCGGCTGCGCCAACACATGAGCTGTGATAACCTTACACCTGATCAGGCTCACCTTAGAGAGGGAAAATTGAAAAAAAGATGGAAGCCCAGGAAACGTAAAAACAATCCGGGTGACCAACAAAGTTCCTAA
- a CDS encoding Abi family protein, with protein sequence MKYTDPPLNIGEQLALLQHNNLTIDNVDTVRGVLTSVGYFRLNNYMKYFKKDNKFRNGTIIKDIQGLYEFDKVLRINLFDAIADIEVAIKALINNTLACKYGSHWLEIAEIFKPGFSYYHQSLLTEITEYCKNNPDEHFIKKYKQTYSDPVLPPSWMIMEVLSFGKVSMVYDGILNTDDRVSVSAYLKTHDNILSSWLHSFTYVRNLCAHHAKILDRNLTIKPTMPARKKNRFLLDVDELDVSKIYSVLCCIQYLLLTLKSNSGFKENIINLVSGNPVIKADALGFTSNWTQESIWK encoded by the coding sequence ATGAAATACACAGATCCTCCGCTTAACATAGGGGAACAGCTTGCCCTGCTTCAACACAATAATCTTACAATAGACAATGTAGATACTGTCAGAGGAGTTTTGACGTCGGTCGGTTACTTCCGGTTGAACAACTACATGAAATACTTCAAAAAGGACAATAAATTCAGGAATGGAACTATTATCAAAGACATTCAGGGTTTGTATGAGTTTGATAAGGTACTGCGTATAAACTTATTCGACGCTATCGCTGATATCGAAGTCGCTATAAAAGCGTTGATCAATAATACCCTGGCATGTAAGTATGGCTCACATTGGTTGGAAATTGCTGAGATCTTCAAACCTGGTTTTTCCTACTATCATCAATCGTTATTAACCGAGATAACGGAGTATTGCAAAAATAATCCGGATGAACACTTTATAAAAAAATATAAACAAACTTATAGCGACCCTGTTTTACCTCCCTCCTGGATGATCATGGAAGTGTTGTCATTTGGAAAAGTATCAATGGTTTATGATGGTATCTTGAATACCGATGACCGGGTTAGTGTTTCGGCCTATTTAAAAACACATGACAATATCCTCTCCTCCTGGTTGCATTCATTTACCTACGTCCGCAACCTATGTGCTCATCATGCAAAAATTCTGGATAGAAACCTGACCATTAAACCTACCATGCCTGCCCGAAAGAAAAACCGTTTTTTACTGGATGTCGATGAACTGGATGTGTCCAAAATATATTCGGTCCTATGTTGCATTCAATATTTATTGCTTACTTTAAAATCAAACTCCGGGTTTAAGGAAAATATAATCAACTTAGTGTCCGGCAATCCGGTAATTAAGGCAGATGCCCTGGGCTTTACCAGTAACTGGACACAGGAGAGTATTTGGAAATAG
- a CDS encoding DUF4450 domain-containing protein — translation MIRYLYIALTLVVIPCSTNSQLPGPWHGKERSIHYRPEGKDFVTTNGALRFNRALYGGNTAFRVEAGDLPEFALYLPGMGGNCKLGIIVGNNSKWLTEARSIKAIYRPGSMLYEISDPLLGTGLLQMTVMATYTQEAMIIRIIPKGITTAVQLFAAYGGVTGKKFSRDGDIGADPESSFYLQSAYCVNNVYDINANTFTLHYGEAGAKKLEGIFPAGMLLHTSHPGKQQSPLVLDQSAATDTSSLISGKVLLKKTDTLYLAIRQPAATATAMSYDELPAIFRAAETTRKDLAARVQVNTPDAYINTLGGALSIAADAIWDDPTYMHGAIAWRMRLPAWRGAYTADPLGWHDRARTHFSSYAQSQITTPLTGPVVPDTALHFARQQEKIGNVLFSSGYICRNPNGDIRPHHYDMNLVFIDQLFTHFCYTGDTAFIQQMWPVIERHLAWEKRNFDTDGDGLYDAYCCIWASDALQYSGGGVTHSSAYNYRANKMAAALAAVAGKDAAPYQQEAAKIAQAIQRQLWLPGDGWYAEYKDLLGNKLTHPAAGLWTIYHAIDSKVPDAFQAWQSLHYIDTKIPHIPVQAKGVTGKDYYLLSTTNWQPYTWSINNVALAENLHTALAYWQGNRSEAAYTLWKSALLESMYIGASPGNFQQLPFYDAIRGELYRDFADPIGMASRTLVEGLFGIQPDALRDTLTIKPGLPASWNYASLQVPDIQFDFKRDPVKDQYTILPSYSHSMHLKLQVKAHKTSVAAVTVNGKAVAWKAIKEAVGDPLLEITVPKQARYSIVITWKGVAPAKILYDSIYAAGSSLSITGGAAMIQEVYDPQQVLEKPVTNNNRLQAKVLPAFGDKTVFVRLQQGSCSWWQPLAFTIKPPVEIIGSRADSSGIYFTVRNYAAAVQGTLVINPGPRVIRMPLQVAAKKVSPTVHIPAPYLITGSNLVQFQWDSVNSAQTTMLNWDIPSIGIAFEKIDLSAQMNGKINNLFQQSYLSPRPASPTLQLPTQGIGNWCYPLVQPVIDDSGLRQLAGGNNEINLDQHIPFGITGDTNTNNMVFTSQWDNYPKAATIPLTGRASHAYLVMAGSTNPMQSRLVNGEVRVQYTDGSVDTLVLRNPENWWPIEQDYYIDGYAFATNATAPLRLYLKTGRIGTASREYTTLKGFSNRAIEGGAATILDMPLNNDKDLKSISVHALANDVVIGLMSVTLVRN, via the coding sequence ATGATACGTTATCTATATATCGCTCTGACACTGGTAGTAATCCCTTGCTCTACCAATAGCCAATTGCCCGGCCCCTGGCATGGTAAGGAACGTAGTATCCATTACCGGCCGGAAGGAAAAGATTTTGTGACCACCAATGGTGCATTACGGTTCAACCGGGCTTTGTATGGTGGTAATACCGCATTCAGGGTAGAAGCGGGCGACCTGCCAGAATTTGCTTTGTACCTGCCTGGTATGGGGGGAAATTGTAAGCTGGGTATCATCGTTGGTAACAACAGCAAATGGCTTACTGAAGCCAGATCCATCAAGGCTATTTACCGGCCCGGCTCCATGTTGTATGAGATCAGCGATCCCTTATTGGGAACAGGCCTGTTGCAGATGACCGTAATGGCCACCTATACACAGGAAGCCATGATCATCCGGATTATTCCCAAAGGCATTACAACGGCTGTGCAGCTGTTTGCAGCTTATGGCGGCGTGACCGGAAAGAAATTCTCCCGTGATGGAGATATTGGCGCCGATCCCGAATCTTCCTTCTATTTGCAGTCTGCTTATTGCGTTAATAATGTATATGATATAAATGCCAATACCTTCACCCTTCATTATGGTGAAGCGGGGGCTAAAAAACTGGAAGGCATTTTTCCTGCCGGCATGCTGTTGCATACCAGCCATCCGGGTAAACAACAATCCCCATTGGTATTAGATCAATCTGCGGCTACCGATACTTCATCACTGATCAGCGGAAAGGTATTGTTGAAGAAGACCGACACCCTTTACCTCGCTATCCGGCAGCCTGCTGCCACCGCAACAGCCATGAGTTATGATGAACTGCCTGCCATTTTCCGCGCAGCGGAGACAACGCGCAAAGACCTCGCTGCCCGTGTGCAGGTCAATACCCCCGATGCCTATATCAATACCCTGGGTGGTGCTTTGAGTATCGCAGCGGATGCCATCTGGGATGATCCTACTTATATGCACGGTGCTATTGCCTGGCGTATGCGCCTGCCTGCCTGGCGGGGTGCTTATACAGCCGATCCATTGGGTTGGCATGACCGTGCCCGTACACACTTCAGCAGTTATGCCCAGTCTCAGATCACTACACCCCTCACCGGTCCCGTGGTGCCGGATACCGCGCTGCACTTTGCCCGTCAACAGGAAAAAATTGGCAACGTCCTTTTCAGCAGCGGTTATATCTGCCGCAATCCCAATGGCGATATACGCCCCCATCATTATGATATGAACCTCGTGTTCATCGATCAGTTGTTCACCCATTTTTGTTATACCGGCGATACCGCCTTTATTCAACAAATGTGGCCCGTGATAGAACGGCACCTGGCCTGGGAGAAAAGGAATTTTGACACCGATGGCGATGGTTTGTATGATGCATATTGTTGCATATGGGCCAGCGATGCCTTGCAATACAGTGGCGGCGGTGTTACCCATTCTTCCGCCTATAACTACCGTGCTAATAAGATGGCGGCAGCGCTCGCAGCTGTAGCAGGTAAAGATGCTGCGCCTTATCAACAGGAAGCGGCAAAGATCGCGCAGGCCATTCAACGCCAGCTATGGTTGCCCGGAGATGGCTGGTATGCAGAATACAAAGACTTATTGGGAAACAAATTAACACATCCGGCTGCCGGGCTGTGGACCATTTACCATGCTATTGATTCCAAAGTGCCCGATGCTTTTCAGGCCTGGCAATCCTTGCATTACATCGATACAAAAATTCCCCATATCCCTGTACAGGCAAAGGGAGTGACGGGTAAAGATTATTACCTGTTGTCTACCACCAACTGGCAGCCCTATACCTGGTCTATCAACAATGTGGCCCTGGCCGAAAACCTGCATACTGCCCTGGCCTACTGGCAGGGTAATCGGTCAGAAGCGGCTTATACATTATGGAAGAGTGCTTTGCTTGAAAGCATGTACATTGGCGCCAGTCCCGGTAATTTTCAGCAGCTGCCTTTTTATGATGCCATACGGGGTGAACTGTACCGCGACTTTGCCGATCCTATCGGCATGGCATCGCGCACCCTCGTAGAAGGCTTGTTTGGCATACAACCTGATGCCCTGCGCGATACCCTCACCATCAAACCGGGTTTGCCCGCCAGCTGGAATTATGCATCCCTGCAGGTGCCCGATATACAATTTGATTTCAAACGCGATCCAGTCAAAGATCAATACACCATCCTGCCATCTTATTCCCACAGCATGCACCTGAAGTTGCAGGTAAAGGCCCATAAGACCAGTGTAGCAGCTGTAACAGTCAATGGAAAAGCAGTGGCCTGGAAGGCCATCAAAGAAGCAGTGGGTGATCCCTTGTTGGAAATAACCGTCCCCAAGCAGGCCCGTTATAGTATTGTCATTACCTGGAAAGGAGTTGCGCCAGCCAAAATATTGTATGATAGTATCTATGCAGCTGGTTCATCTTTATCTATTACCGGCGGCGCAGCCATGATACAGGAAGTATACGATCCACAGCAGGTATTGGAAAAACCGGTAACCAATAATAACAGGTTGCAGGCAAAGGTATTGCCGGCTTTTGGCGATAAGACTGTTTTTGTTCGGCTGCAACAAGGCAGTTGCAGCTGGTGGCAGCCGCTTGCTTTTACCATAAAACCGCCCGTTGAGATCATTGGTTCAAGGGCCGATTCGAGCGGCATTTACTTTACCGTGCGAAACTATGCGGCTGCAGTGCAGGGTACCCTGGTGATCAATCCCGGCCCGCGCGTAATTCGCATGCCCTTGCAGGTGGCAGCGAAGAAAGTATCACCCACGGTGCACATCCCTGCTCCTTACCTCATCACCGGCAGTAACCTGGTACAGTTTCAATGGGATAGTGTGAACAGCGCACAAACGACGATGCTCAATTGGGATATTCCTTCTATTGGTATTGCTTTTGAAAAGATCGATCTGTCGGCCCAGATGAATGGGAAGATCAATAACCTGTTTCAGCAGAGCTATCTGTCACCCCGTCCGGCATCGCCTACTTTGCAATTGCCTACACAGGGTATTGGTAATTGGTGTTATCCCCTGGTGCAGCCTGTTATTGATGACAGCGGCTTACGGCAACTGGCTGGTGGCAATAATGAGATCAACCTCGATCAACATATTCCTTTTGGTATTACCGGCGATACCAATACCAACAATATGGTGTTTACTTCCCAATGGGATAATTACCCGAAGGCCGCCACCATTCCCTTGACCGGCCGGGCTTCCCATGCTTACCTCGTGATGGCTGGCAGTACCAATCCTATGCAAAGCCGGTTGGTGAATGGTGAAGTGCGCGTACAATACACCGATGGATCGGTCGATACCCTGGTGCTGCGCAATCCCGAAAACTGGTGGCCTATTGAGCAGGACTATTATATCGATGGATATGCGTTTGCCACCAATGCCACAGCGCCCCTGCGGCTGTATTTAAAGACCGGTCGTATCGGAACGGCATCACGGGAATACACCACCCTCAAAGGCTTCAGTAACCGGGCTATTGAAGGGGGCGCCGCTACCATCCTCGATATGCCCCTCAACAACGACAAAGACCTGAAGTCGATCAGTGTACATGCCCTGGCTAATGATGTGGTGATCGGATTGATGAGTGTAACGCTGGTGAGAAATTAA
- a CDS encoding rhamnogalacturonan lyase family protein, translated as MKCSLPYSVEGACLRPQRNRFTSRKLSFLLSFLLISSTMQAQYQMEYLGRGVVAVRTSSSEVYVGWRLLGTDPAGISFNVYRGTTKINASPITASTNVVDNITTNNTYTVRPVIGGVEQAASTGAGVTTQAYLNVPLQIPAGGTTPSGEAYTYTANDASVGDLDGDGEYEIILKWDPTNAKDNSQSGYTGNVYIDAYKLNGTRLWRIDLGRNIRAGAHYTQFLVYDFDGDGKAEMACKTADATRDGVGTYIGSSSADYRNTSGYVLTGPEFLTVFNGQTGAAMATTNYLPARGTVSSWGDNYGNRVDRFIACMAYLDGQRPSMVFGRGYYTRLVRVAWDWRNGSLTQRWNFDSNNSGNSAYAGQGNHQMSVADIDGDGKQETINGSSAVNDNGIGSWANGMGHGDALHVSDMDPDRAGLEIWQPYESPGSNGQVGAALVNAATGARLWTVAEPSADVGRGLAADIDPRYKGYECWASRGGLYTVKGVQITTTKPSINFAVWWDADLSRELLDGTTISKWNYTSSTVSTLLSASGTASNNSTKATPALSADVLGDWREEVILRASDNSALRIYTTTILATNRIYTLMHDPQYRMAIAWQNGAYNQPPHPGFYLGTDMNTPPTPNIVMVGAPPPPTGNGITIEENTTGFCSVDGTVDNNNAGFTGTGFANANNVANSGVNWRITTPAAGSYTLSWRYSNGGGADRPSRLLVNSSTAVASISFPATADWTTWTTASVNVSLPAGTVNLRLEAVNATGPANIDNITITGSNPVAVACASARIATNTIPTTEERIKVAVFPNPSASSFQLTAPGAFEYEAYDAAGRLIEKGTAQSRKQLGASWTAGWYLVKIKYNDETITTKVTKQ; from the coding sequence ATGAAATGTTCTCTACCTTATTCTGTAGAGGGTGCCTGCCTGCGCCCCCAACGGAACCGCTTTACCAGCCGCAAGTTATCTTTTCTCCTTTCCTTTTTATTGATCAGTAGCACCATGCAGGCCCAATACCAGATGGAATACCTGGGCCGGGGTGTAGTGGCCGTACGCACCAGCAGCAGCGAGGTATACGTTGGCTGGCGTTTACTGGGCACCGATCCTGCGGGTATCAGTTTTAATGTATACCGCGGTACCACTAAGATCAATGCCAGCCCCATCACAGCTTCTACCAACGTGGTAGACAATATCACCACCAATAATACCTATACCGTACGCCCGGTGATCGGTGGTGTAGAACAAGCTGCCTCAACAGGCGCAGGCGTTACCACGCAGGCCTACCTCAATGTGCCGCTGCAAATACCAGCAGGTGGTACCACACCCAGCGGTGAAGCTTATACCTACACCGCCAATGATGCATCCGTAGGCGATCTTGATGGTGATGGAGAGTATGAGATCATCCTGAAATGGGACCCCACCAATGCAAAAGACAATTCACAATCCGGCTATACCGGCAATGTGTACATCGATGCCTACAAGCTCAATGGCACCCGCCTGTGGCGCATTGACCTGGGCCGCAACATCAGGGCGGGCGCACACTACACGCAGTTCCTGGTGTATGATTTTGATGGCGATGGCAAAGCGGAAATGGCTTGCAAGACAGCCGATGCCACCCGCGATGGAGTAGGAACTTATATCGGCAGCTCTTCTGCTGATTACCGCAATACCAGTGGTTATGTACTCACAGGCCCGGAATTTCTCACCGTATTCAATGGGCAAACAGGTGCAGCCATGGCTACTACCAATTACCTGCCTGCCAGGGGAACAGTTTCATCATGGGGTGATAACTATGGAAACCGGGTAGACCGCTTCATAGCCTGTATGGCCTACCTCGATGGACAACGCCCCAGCATGGTATTCGGACGTGGATATTATACCCGCCTCGTGCGCGTAGCCTGGGATTGGCGCAACGGATCACTCACTCAACGCTGGAACTTTGACAGCAACAACTCAGGCAACAGCGCCTATGCAGGCCAGGGTAACCACCAGATGAGTGTAGCCGATATTGATGGCGATGGCAAACAGGAAACCATCAACGGTTCCAGCGCCGTCAACGACAATGGTATCGGCTCCTGGGCCAATGGTATGGGCCATGGCGACGCTCTGCATGTAAGTGATATGGACCCCGACAGGGCAGGTCTGGAAATATGGCAGCCTTATGAAAGCCCGGGTAGTAATGGACAGGTAGGCGCCGCCCTCGTAAACGCCGCTACCGGCGCACGCCTGTGGACAGTGGCCGAACCTAGTGCCGATGTAGGTCGTGGCCTGGCAGCAGATATTGATCCGCGTTACAAAGGATACGAATGCTGGGCTTCCCGCGGCGGCCTGTATACCGTAAAGGGTGTACAGATCACGACCACCAAACCCTCTATCAATTTTGCCGTGTGGTGGGATGCTGATCTTTCCCGCGAATTGCTCGACGGTACCACCATCAGCAAATGGAATTATACTTCTTCTACTGTCAGTACTTTATTATCGGCCAGTGGTACAGCATCCAACAACAGCACCAAAGCCACACCGGCCCTGAGCGCCGATGTATTGGGCGACTGGCGGGAAGAAGTGATCCTCCGCGCTTCTGACAACAGTGCACTAAGGATATATACTACTACCATCCTGGCCACCAACCGCATTTACACCTTAATGCATGATCCGCAATACCGCATGGCCATTGCCTGGCAAAACGGAGCCTACAACCAACCGCCGCATCCGGGATTTTATCTCGGTACAGATATGAATACGCCGCCCACGCCCAACATTGTGATGGTAGGCGCTCCGCCGCCGCCCACTGGCAACGGTATCACCATTGAAGAAAATACCACCGGCTTCTGTAGTGTGGATGGAACGGTAGACAATAACAATGCAGGGTTTACCGGAACGGGTTTTGCCAATGCCAATAATGTGGCCAATAGCGGAGTCAACTGGCGCATCACAACACCTGCTGCCGGATCTTATACCCTTAGCTGGCGTTATTCTAATGGCGGTGGCGCCGACAGGCCATCCAGGTTATTGGTGAATAGCAGCACTGCTGTGGCCAGTATCAGTTTCCCGGCTACTGCCGACTGGACCACCTGGACTACCGCTTCTGTAAATGTTTCCTTGCCGGCAGGTACCGTCAACCTGCGGCTCGAAGCAGTCAATGCTACAGGTCCGGCCAATATTGATAATATCACCATCACAGGCAGCAATCCGGTGGCGGTCGCTTGCGCCAGTGCCAGGATAGCAACCAATACAATCCCAACAACTGAGGAACGTATTAAAGTAGCCGTATTTCCCAATCCTTCCGCCAGCAGCTTCCAGTTAACAGCCCCGGGTGCTTTTGAATACGAAGCCTATGATGCAGCAGGACGCCTGATTGAAAAAGGTACAGCACAAAGCAGGAAACAATTGGGTGCTTCCTGGACTGCAGGATGGTACCTGGTGAAGATCAAATACAATGACGAAACGATTACGACGAAAGTGACGAAGCAATAG